A single window of Hyphomicrobiales bacterium DNA harbors:
- a CDS encoding conserved hypothetical protein (Evidence 4 : Unknown function but conserved in other organisms), protein MSEKLITANLASTIATRTLPGITQWNRLEGRPRTENFERALRAEVRDPLWLLTRQWQMGEFRGDDAGSPIFARARIETTRLTGYRAADGAAEPFDTSLPLEARVEPLPVALTLGTHDIALDIRLMMGRYWLKLTKALPQATRDQYIAAYPIHAPDPNDATEALTLAHADAWAQFAAVAGRTMDGAKLYTYLKADPVHRASDGIAALAGIEAQADAHGVHFVAWFEKLLHQPAKGSAFIPERLEYQFSCATPAAGGGEKVYVAEQYFQGHLDWYNFDSDPTRTTLGEASTAGGWTGPDRETPTAPKSPEVTTLTTLPAQATFNGMPNTRWWAFEDGRTNFGDIKPDTTDLAKLLLIEFGLLYANDWFVVPFVVPAGAIATIKGLAVTNVFGERIWIEAAGRGNDDDWQRWALFLTSIKGTGHQAADLSLMIPPAAQKTLEAAPLEEVLFVRDEMANMVWGLEKTVPLPSGASKPGTAAARETRLFFEKEVERRLGAPPQPPSAASGAKIRYKVMSTVPENWIPMIPVHVPGDNREVQLQRAAMPRIIDGDPSPPASVRPRSSLLRHGLDETPPRPYFLHEEEVSRAGVRVTKSFQRTRWRDGRAWLWLGLRKQTGRGGGSSGLSFDRIVDL, encoded by the coding sequence ATGTCCGAGAAGCTCATCACGGCCAATCTGGCCTCAACGATCGCCACGCGCACCCTGCCGGGCATTACCCAATGGAACAGGCTCGAAGGCCGCCCGCGGACCGAGAATTTCGAGCGTGCGCTGCGTGCAGAGGTCCGCGATCCCCTCTGGCTTCTGACCCGCCAGTGGCAGATGGGTGAATTCCGTGGTGACGACGCGGGATCCCCGATTTTCGCCCGGGCCCGTATCGAGACCACGCGGCTCACAGGCTATCGCGCCGCCGATGGCGCGGCCGAGCCCTTTGACACGTCGCTGCCGCTCGAGGCCCGTGTCGAGCCGTTGCCGGTCGCCCTCACCCTCGGCACCCATGACATCGCCCTCGATATCCGGCTGATGATGGGACGCTACTGGCTGAAGCTGACCAAGGCTCTGCCACAGGCCACACGCGACCAATATATCGCCGCCTATCCCATCCATGCGCCGGACCCGAATGATGCGACGGAGGCGCTGACGCTGGCCCATGCCGACGCCTGGGCGCAATTCGCGGCCGTGGCGGGCAGGACCATGGATGGAGCGAAGCTCTATACCTATCTGAAGGCCGATCCCGTGCACCGCGCCTCCGACGGCATCGCCGCGCTCGCCGGCATTGAGGCGCAGGCCGATGCACATGGCGTGCATTTCGTCGCCTGGTTCGAGAAACTTCTCCACCAGCCGGCCAAGGGGTCCGCCTTCATCCCGGAACGGCTGGAATATCAGTTCAGTTGCGCGACGCCCGCTGCCGGCGGCGGCGAGAAGGTCTATGTCGCGGAGCAATATTTCCAAGGGCATCTCGACTGGTACAATTTCGACAGCGATCCCACCCGGACGACGCTTGGCGAAGCGTCCACGGCCGGCGGATGGACAGGCCCTGACAGGGAGACACCGACGGCGCCCAAGTCGCCTGAAGTAACGACCCTGACAACGCTGCCCGCGCAGGCGACCTTCAACGGCATGCCCAACACCCGGTGGTGGGCTTTCGAGGACGGCCGCACCAATTTCGGCGACATCAAGCCCGACACCACAGACCTCGCCAAACTCCTCCTGATCGAGTTCGGCCTCCTCTATGCCAATGACTGGTTCGTGGTGCCCTTCGTCGTGCCGGCCGGCGCGATCGCCACGATCAAGGGCCTCGCCGTCACCAATGTCTTTGGCGAGCGCATCTGGATCGAGGCGGCCGGGCGCGGCAATGATGATGACTGGCAGCGCTGGGCCCTGTTTCTCACGAGCATCAAGGGAACTGGCCACCAGGCGGCCGATCTCAGCCTCATGATCCCACCGGCTGCGCAGAAAACGCTGGAAGCTGCACCACTTGAAGAGGTGCTGTTCGTCCGCGACGAGATGGCGAACATGGTCTGGGGACTGGAGAAGACCGTGCCCCTGCCTTCCGGCGCATCGAAGCCCGGAACCGCCGCGGCCCGTGAGACGCGGCTCTTCTTCGAGAAAGAGGTGGAACGGCGCCTCGGCGCACCGCCGCAACCGCCATCGGCGGCGAGTGGCGCCAAGATCCGCTACAAGGTCATGAGCACGGTGCCGGAGAATTGGATTCCCATGATCCCTGTGCATGTGCCCGGCGACAATCGCGAGGTTCAGCTCCAGCGCGCGGCCATGCCCCGCATCATTGACGGCGATCCCTCGCCACCAGCCAGCGTACGGCCCCGCAGCTCTCTGCTACGGCACGGGCTCGACGAGACACCGCCCCGACCCTACTTCCTGCACGAGGAAGAAGTGTCCCGCGCCGGCGTGCGCGTGACGAAGAGCTTCCAGCGCACGCGCTGGCGCGACGGCCGGGCGTGGCTGTGGCTTGGACTGCGTAAGCAGACCGGCCGGGGTGGAGGCTCGAGTGGCCTGTCCTTTGACCGCATCGTCGATCTCTGA
- a CDS encoding conserved hypothetical protein (Evidence 4 : Unknown function but conserved in other organisms), translating to MADFDDLRAKLNTTRSALDDLQGEIAALRARLKRLEDEDAAAARRFNPRDEADLAARARRAADIRRLASELSALREREKIALTDEIRIRTDFADFTDPRRGIANLGDATPILMMPIRLETRFKPARETGAGSDELWLRVYPDDCFITTFDPALTAAEAADARSYWAGIWSAGGHEDEERAAWRAIATTHGAGRAGWIVDQFPEIAASARPTKPRPQDIILTVATETPLPAAEAAALAPFWQAAWRAQGDATALTAARSALEEVVGPGRAAALAAETLPVNFAVAPVAGTDPASLNVAVAFLVFPPVETKESAWASAPKMTLLPDRFVFIGYRGNAAPRIVLGNPVPATLFVGPDPQADAASQIHHDDDGHIAMPDALKWITDFPQAVEDGMGLRIALDPDEAKGGFDRVLVVGLRLCADATEGAAQFAALLRGHACGRTGLAVLPQGTPTNNTETVSSGHARLDDPDATFDDRKSALFTPDADWLDKRDGEWLADYLGIDKQVFAHVHGAGATDQIAARAMNTALWPATLGYWMESLMSPVFPRRVIEQTRSFFNRYVIAGGTVPALRIGAQPYGILPATAFSRMAWLDARERPLLRAEDPTLAYLRELRGIIAAFETDWRAMGAGLTHIGKAGDPHQILLDIVGLHSGSVEWSQRYAESLKTVFNRLNLLGLGGLMEQINISVRQAAARQILANLGYAGEEMPEIFDKLFSGRHNLLKGGVVDDLPLSETAPIRAYTPDGRNYIEWLSAASGTSLNALYAQDGFLDDKPPKALLYLMLRHALQLGYHDVGIRLYENAALMTPAAAVLARQDRPFLHIQAANTVSESRYQILHSAEVAITGSAAQTVSDFITAQLPTLSLAFHLRDQREALERLKKEPTARLERVFADHIDCLSYRPDAWLLGLVTYQLTRMRNIADGEDREPRRGLHLGAYGWLEELRPENKHLTPVRLDDHELAADFGDPDAPPLMRDDTNQGYIHAPSLNHAVAAAVLRNGYITNAGEANSQTMAVNLSSERVRTALALLEGVRAGQGLADLLGYQFERGLHDRHGPVEVDKFIYKLRKAFPLRADRMASTRTGEGVSIEAIEARNVIDGLALVNHMKVGGASTYPFGKESLPPATAAEAAAINAEAQALVDAHDAVADLALAEGVYQAVLGNYDRVAATYDAYARGNFPPEPEVVRTPLDGIGLTHRIGLHLDATASPTASPLAGVAMTPRAQAEPALNRWLATVLPAPAQVGCVVAFVEAATGAQRKREVTLADLGLQPSDILALVGHDSEQAMREIDDRILRHVMENFAPRPDKPVTIRYMETKAAPISIFALSPLLRALRQLTTKSRALKPSDLTLMNEATVAQDATPVIEKARLDLVRAAMAALHADLTAFQATLDGPLTDLDNRRGEILDHIDDHVTALVALMARAALFAIPQAGWGVAYDFKRRSYAAVLAQFRERVARWEAQLAVFDATVTAYGALPAETSDDERFRLLVQAEQAISAAATEVLPPTPAAFLADLAMKRAAFVTKQTALKSLDDTTETELVGLLAEAAAHLPIDGFDPLPFTLEEREAEIIRFAEDAALLSARIAAEIERRLTLSQNHFDAHDAAATVTEAATGLEKAAKALLGEDFRIIPTFRLGAGQSSEMANALAASQSGDLFAYLTGQPDPATPAIAPLPVETWLAGIARVRDKLRAFEQIATFTGAFGLDEPELTPLQLPFIPDDRWLALEFPPDLALDKDRLLYSAVFAAPFDGTASQCGLLLDEWTETIPGANATTGIAFHHDRPNTEAPQTMLLVTPTDFRGAWQWDDLVDALNETLDLAKLRAIEPAHIDATPYAPFLPTTVMAAQARQLTIAANLVLNNSFTLVRP from the coding sequence ATGGCTGATTTCGATGATCTGCGCGCCAAGCTCAACACAACACGATCGGCGCTCGATGATCTCCAGGGCGAGATCGCGGCGCTGCGCGCGCGCCTGAAACGCCTCGAAGACGAGGACGCCGCCGCTGCCCGCCGCTTCAATCCGCGTGATGAAGCCGACCTCGCGGCGCGCGCGCGGCGCGCGGCGGACATCCGCCGCCTCGCGTCCGAGCTCAGCGCTCTACGCGAGCGGGAAAAGATAGCCCTGACGGACGAAATCCGCATCCGCACCGATTTCGCCGATTTTACAGATCCGCGCAGGGGGATTGCCAACCTCGGCGACGCGACACCGATCCTCATGATGCCGATCCGGCTTGAGACGCGTTTCAAGCCAGCGCGGGAAACCGGCGCAGGTAGCGATGAACTCTGGCTGCGCGTCTATCCGGATGACTGCTTCATCACCACCTTCGATCCCGCGCTCACTGCTGCGGAAGCGGCGGATGCACGGAGCTATTGGGCGGGCATCTGGTCGGCCGGTGGCCATGAGGATGAGGAGCGGGCCGCCTGGCGGGCCATCGCCACCACCCATGGCGCGGGGCGGGCCGGCTGGATCGTCGACCAGTTCCCTGAGATAGCCGCCTCGGCACGGCCGACCAAGCCAAGACCGCAGGACATCATCCTGACCGTCGCCACCGAGACGCCCCTGCCCGCCGCCGAGGCGGCGGCGCTCGCCCCCTTCTGGCAGGCGGCGTGGCGCGCTCAGGGCGACGCGACGGCGTTGACGGCGGCACGGTCAGCGCTTGAAGAGGTCGTCGGCCCGGGCCGGGCAGCGGCGCTGGCGGCGGAAACCCTGCCCGTCAATTTTGCCGTCGCGCCGGTCGCCGGGACTGATCCTGCGAGCCTCAATGTGGCCGTCGCCTTCCTCGTCTTTCCTCCCGTCGAGACCAAGGAGAGCGCCTGGGCGAGCGCGCCGAAGATGACGCTCCTGCCGGATCGCTTCGTCTTCATCGGCTATCGCGGCAACGCGGCCCCGCGCATCGTCCTCGGCAATCCCGTACCGGCGACACTCTTCGTGGGACCGGATCCGCAGGCCGATGCGGCGAGCCAGATCCATCACGACGACGATGGCCATATCGCCATGCCCGACGCACTCAAGTGGATCACGGATTTTCCGCAGGCTGTCGAGGACGGCATGGGCCTGCGGATCGCGCTGGATCCGGACGAAGCCAAAGGCGGCTTTGACCGGGTGCTCGTTGTCGGCCTGCGCCTGTGTGCCGACGCGACAGAAGGGGCCGCCCAATTCGCCGCGCTGCTACGCGGCCACGCCTGCGGCCGGACCGGCCTCGCCGTCCTGCCGCAGGGCACGCCGACCAACAACACCGAGACGGTTTCGTCCGGTCACGCCCGCCTCGACGACCCGGATGCCACCTTCGACGACCGCAAGTCGGCGCTTTTCACACCCGATGCCGACTGGCTCGACAAGCGCGACGGCGAATGGCTGGCGGACTATCTCGGCATCGACAAGCAAGTCTTCGCGCATGTGCATGGCGCCGGTGCGACCGACCAGATTGCCGCGCGCGCCATGAACACGGCGCTCTGGCCGGCCACCTTGGGCTACTGGATGGAAAGCCTGATGTCGCCCGTCTTTCCACGTCGGGTGATCGAACAGACGCGGAGCTTCTTCAATCGCTATGTCATCGCCGGCGGCACCGTACCGGCGCTCCGCATCGGCGCGCAGCCCTACGGAATTCTGCCCGCGACCGCCTTCTCGCGCATGGCATGGCTCGACGCGCGCGAGCGCCCGCTCCTGCGCGCCGAAGATCCGACGCTCGCTTATCTGCGTGAGCTGCGCGGGATCATCGCCGCCTTCGAGACGGACTGGCGGGCCATGGGCGCTGGTCTCACCCATATCGGGAAAGCGGGCGACCCGCACCAGATCCTGCTTGATATCGTCGGGCTCCACTCCGGCTCGGTGGAATGGTCACAGCGCTATGCCGAAAGCCTGAAGACGGTCTTCAACCGCCTTAACCTGCTCGGCCTCGGCGGGCTCATGGAGCAGATCAATATCAGCGTGCGGCAGGCGGCCGCCCGCCAGATTCTGGCCAATCTCGGCTACGCCGGCGAGGAGATGCCGGAGATCTTCGACAAGCTCTTCTCAGGCCGCCACAATCTCCTCAAGGGCGGTGTCGTGGACGACCTTCCCCTCTCGGAGACAGCGCCCATCCGCGCCTATACGCCTGATGGCCGGAACTATATCGAATGGTTGAGCGCCGCATCCGGAACCTCGTTGAACGCGCTCTATGCTCAAGACGGCTTCCTCGACGACAAACCGCCGAAAGCGCTGCTCTATCTCATGCTCCGCCATGCCTTGCAGCTCGGCTACCACGATGTCGGCATCCGCCTCTATGAGAACGCTGCGCTGATGACGCCAGCCGCCGCTGTCCTCGCCCGGCAGGACAGGCCGTTCCTCCATATCCAGGCGGCGAACACGGTCAGCGAGAGCCGCTATCAGATCCTCCATAGCGCCGAGGTCGCCATCACCGGCTCGGCGGCCCAGACGGTCTCAGACTTCATCACGGCGCAGCTGCCGACTCTAAGCCTCGCCTTCCACCTGCGGGACCAGCGGGAAGCCCTCGAACGCCTGAAGAAGGAGCCCACCGCGCGTCTCGAGCGCGTGTTCGCCGATCATATCGACTGTCTGAGCTACCGGCCGGATGCTTGGCTGCTCGGCCTCGTGACCTACCAGCTCACGCGCATGCGCAATATCGCCGATGGCGAGGACCGCGAGCCCCGACGCGGCCTTCATCTCGGCGCCTATGGCTGGCTGGAGGAGCTCAGGCCGGAGAACAAGCATCTGACGCCGGTCAGGCTCGATGACCATGAACTCGCCGCGGATTTCGGCGATCCCGACGCACCGCCCCTGATGCGCGACGACACCAACCAGGGTTATATCCACGCGCCCTCGCTCAATCACGCCGTCGCGGCCGCTGTGCTGCGCAACGGCTATATCACTAATGCGGGCGAGGCGAACAGCCAGACCATGGCCGTCAATCTCTCCTCGGAGCGCGTGCGCACGGCGCTTGCGCTGCTGGAAGGGGTGCGTGCCGGCCAGGGCCTCGCCGATCTCCTCGGCTACCAGTTCGAGCGGGGGCTCCACGACCGCCACGGGCCGGTCGAGGTCGACAAGTTCATCTATAAATTGCGCAAGGCCTTTCCGCTCAGGGCCGACCGCATGGCTTCCACCCGCACCGGGGAAGGCGTGTCGATCGAGGCCATCGAGGCGCGCAACGTCATCGATGGCCTCGCCCTGGTCAATCATATGAAGGTGGGTGGAGCCTCGACCTATCCCTTCGGCAAGGAAAGCCTGCCCCCGGCCACGGCCGCCGAGGCCGCCGCCATTAATGCGGAAGCGCAAGCGCTGGTCGACGCGCATGACGCCGTCGCGGATCTCGCGCTTGCCGAGGGCGTATACCAGGCGGTCCTCGGCAATTACGACCGGGTGGCCGCCACCTATGATGCTTACGCGCGCGGCAATTTCCCGCCGGAGCCGGAGGTGGTGCGCACACCGCTCGACGGCATCGGGCTGACCCATCGCATCGGCCTTCACCTCGATGCGACCGCGAGCCCTACCGCCTCGCCGCTCGCGGGTGTCGCGATGACGCCGCGCGCCCAGGCCGAACCCGCTTTGAACCGCTGGCTCGCAACCGTCCTCCCCGCCCCAGCGCAGGTTGGCTGCGTCGTGGCTTTCGTCGAGGCCGCTACCGGCGCACAACGGAAACGGGAGGTGACGCTCGCCGATCTCGGCCTCCAGCCGAGCGACATCCTTGCCCTCGTTGGCCATGACAGCGAGCAGGCCATGCGCGAGATCGACGACCGCATCCTCCGCCATGTAATGGAGAATTTCGCGCCGCGCCCCGACAAGCCGGTCACCATCCGCTACATGGAAACTAAGGCCGCCCCCATCTCCATCTTCGCGCTCAGCCCGCTGCTCAGGGCCCTGAGGCAGCTCACCACGAAGTCACGCGCGCTGAAGCCGAGCGACCTGACCTTGATGAACGAAGCGACTGTTGCCCAGGACGCCACGCCGGTCATCGAGAAGGCAAGGCTCGATCTGGTGCGTGCGGCGATGGCGGCCTTGCACGCTGATCTCACGGCTTTCCAGGCCACGCTTGATGGGCCGCTCACCGATCTCGACAATCGCCGCGGCGAGATCCTCGACCACATCGACGATCATGTGACGGCCCTGGTCGCTCTCATGGCGCGGGCGGCGCTTTTCGCCATTCCACAGGCCGGCTGGGGCGTGGCCTATGACTTCAAGCGCCGGAGCTATGCCGCCGTGCTCGCGCAATTCCGTGAGCGGGTCGCGCGCTGGGAGGCCCAGCTGGCCGTCTTCGATGCCACGGTCACGGCCTATGGCGCCTTGCCGGCGGAGACGAGCGACGACGAGCGCTTCAGGCTGCTCGTGCAGGCGGAACAGGCGATTTCGGCCGCGGCGACGGAGGTGCTGCCGCCGACACCGGCCGCCTTCCTCGCGGACCTTGCGATGAAACGCGCCGCCTTCGTGACCAAGCAGACGGCGCTCAAGAGCCTCGACGACACGACGGAGACGGAGCTCGTCGGCCTACTCGCCGAGGCGGCCGCCCATCTGCCGATCGACGGCTTCGATCCACTGCCCTTCACTCTCGAGGAGCGTGAAGCCGAGATCATTCGCTTTGCCGAGGATGCGGCCCTGCTCAGCGCCCGCATCGCGGCCGAGATTGAGCGCCGCCTTACCCTGTCCCAGAACCACTTTGACGCCCACGACGCGGCCGCGACGGTGACTGAGGCTGCTACCGGGCTGGAAAAGGCGGCAAAGGCCCTCCTAGGCGAGGATTTCCGCATCATCCCGACATTCCGTCTCGGCGCGGGCCAGAGCAGCGAAATGGCGAACGCGCTGGCAGCCAGCCAGTCCGGCGATCTCTTCGCTTATCTGACCGGTCAGCCAGACCCGGCAACGCCCGCCATCGCGCCCTTGCCCGTGGAAACCTGGCTCGCGGGAATTGCCCGGGTGCGCGACAAGCTTCGCGCCTTCGAGCAGATCGCGACCTTCACCGGCGCTTTCGGCCTCGATGAGCCGGAGCTGACGCCCCTGCAGCTTCCCTTCATACCGGACGACCGCTGGCTCGCCCTTGAATTTCCGCCTGATCTGGCGCTGGACAAAGACCGGTTGCTGTACAGCGCGGTCTTCGCCGCGCCTTTCGACGGAACGGCGAGCCAATGCGGCCTTCTTCTCGACGAATGGACCGAGACGATCCCCGGCGCGAACGCCACAACCGGGATTGCCTTTCACCACGACCGGCCGAACACGGAGGCGCCGCAGACCATGCTTCTCGTCACACCCACCGATTTCCGGGGAGCATGGCAGTGGGACGACCTGGTCGATGCCCTCAACGAGACGCTCGACCTCGCCAAGCTGCGCGCTATCGAGCCCGCCCATATCGACGCCACGCCCTATGCGCCCTTCCTGCCAACGACCGTGATGGCCGCCCAGGCGCGGCAACTGACAATCGCCGCCAATCTCGTGCTCAACAACAGCTTTACCCTCGTCAGGCCTTGA
- a CDS encoding conserved hypothetical protein (Evidence 4 : Unknown function but conserved in other organisms): MSVIGTYSFLPWLRQGLANQIASADFDPSVKVRASVTVDLALTGDKLGGGTAAETVSRPMALFGPGDIVGIDKRAIVRVEPRDWVTNFEPNYLPAIEFYDEDFPWRYTPAAPDFGKGRLRPWLALVVLAEGEFRDGKAGLDRPLPYIDVDNLVAFPRADELWAWAHVHVNRSLAAGDSEFVSTDVNAVLSKFGAVLAENPDLAYSRIISPRKLAENTAYHAFLVPTFETGRRAGLKIEIGNDVPATLSAWDAGSRPEPQSFPYYHRWFFHTGARGDFEMLVRLLKPKPVDPRVGTREMDVQHPGANVSGLDKPELGGILKLGGALRPPAKVPAEPPDMFETWDDPFPRPLQEDLARLLNLPDDYQRAGDPDPIIAPPLYGTWHALTKRVLSEADGTPASYPDNWVHRLNLDPRFRVPAGFGTRIIQDNQEKYMDAAWEQIGNVLEAQRRIRFGQFAVKVSEIWYDRHLLPLVGVSRQKALLLLAPLNKRILAGSFTIHHTQAASLLQPVMTSAPLRRVIRPRGRLIRALPFDADLRPDQLIDRVNKGEVSAAPPKQTPPGLFTADQAAEALMPADAPPWVVDWLKRLPRLPWLIIAVAFLIAILCFLVLSPALALLFAAAVIAGAVYIRRWLNQWAPSVAASEALKEDSQTPAAVDAMPGAGGFVITEPGSGFVPGRGPDSQEATRFKTALKEGFALVQASTAAGATPVRRPLDLDDLTATAVKAVNPTHTIPRRIRAGIFVPPRLIAEIGEAFVEPMAYPVIDQPMYEPLTARSSELFLPNINLIANNSITLLETNQRFIESYMVGLNHEFARELLWREYPTDQRGSTFRQFWDVRSFFNTDNLDDEALKEKLRDIKPLHTWSRTSVLGSHDNREAVAGTTEEELVLVIRGELLKRYPTAVIYAHRAVWQRKDDGSEADKAREPWDRHGPIDNLQERRLAPLTGAEEANPPKSKVLTPLYQARVEPDIYFFGFDLTVDKAKGGTGAHPDDDPGWFFVIKERPGEPRFGLDIEKQPKLNVWNDLAWDDVQPNAPGSHIEIAAAPAALTLVTPTGTDSEKAVQFADDKKVAWSHGMSSAELAYILFQAPVLVGVHASEMLPK; encoded by the coding sequence ATGAGCGTGATCGGCACCTATTCCTTCCTGCCGTGGCTGCGCCAGGGCCTCGCCAATCAGATCGCCTCCGCTGATTTCGATCCGTCTGTCAAAGTCAGGGCCTCGGTGACCGTCGACCTGGCGCTGACCGGCGATAAGCTCGGCGGCGGCACGGCAGCCGAGACCGTGAGCCGCCCCATGGCGCTCTTCGGTCCCGGCGATATCGTGGGCATCGACAAGCGCGCCATCGTGCGCGTCGAGCCGCGCGACTGGGTCACGAATTTCGAGCCCAACTATCTGCCCGCCATCGAATTCTACGACGAGGACTTTCCGTGGCGCTACACGCCCGCCGCGCCTGATTTCGGCAAGGGCCGCCTGCGGCCGTGGCTTGCCCTCGTCGTGCTGGCGGAAGGCGAGTTCCGGGACGGCAAGGCGGGGCTTGACCGGCCGCTGCCCTATATCGACGTCGATAATCTCGTCGCCTTTCCCCGCGCCGACGAGCTCTGGGCCTGGGCCCATGTCCACGTCAACCGCAGCCTCGCGGCAGGCGACAGTGAGTTTGTCTCGACGGACGTGAACGCGGTCTTGTCGAAATTCGGTGCCGTCCTCGCTGAAAACCCGGATCTGGCTTATTCGCGGATCATCTCGCCGCGCAAGCTCGCGGAGAACACCGCCTATCACGCCTTTCTCGTGCCGACCTTCGAGACGGGGCGTCGCGCCGGCCTCAAGATCGAGATCGGCAACGATGTCCCGGCGACGCTATCCGCATGGGACGCCGGTTCCCGGCCGGAGCCGCAGAGCTTTCCCTATTATCACCGCTGGTTCTTCCACACAGGGGCGCGCGGCGATTTCGAGATGCTCGTCCGCCTGCTCAAGCCGAAGCCGGTCGATCCGCGTGTCGGCACGCGGGAAATGGACGTGCAACATCCGGGCGCCAACGTCTCGGGGCTCGACAAGCCCGAGCTCGGCGGCATCCTCAAGCTCGGCGGCGCGCTGCGGCCGCCGGCCAAGGTGCCGGCCGAACCGCCCGACATGTTCGAGACCTGGGATGATCCCTTTCCGAGGCCCCTGCAGGAGGATCTCGCCAGGCTTCTCAACCTGCCCGACGATTACCAGCGCGCAGGCGACCCAGACCCGATCATCGCGCCACCCCTCTACGGAACCTGGCACGCCCTGACGAAGCGCGTCCTGAGCGAGGCCGACGGCACACCGGCGTCATACCCGGACAACTGGGTGCACCGGCTCAATCTCGATCCGCGCTTCCGCGTGCCGGCCGGTTTTGGCACCCGCATCATCCAGGATAACCAGGAAAAATACATGGATGCGGCCTGGGAGCAGATCGGCAATGTGCTCGAGGCGCAGCGCCGCATCCGCTTCGGGCAGTTCGCGGTGAAGGTCAGCGAGATCTGGTACGACCGCCATCTGTTGCCGCTCGTCGGCGTCAGCCGGCAGAAGGCGCTTCTGCTCCTGGCGCCGCTCAACAAGCGTATCCTGGCCGGTTCGTTCACGATCCACCACACCCAGGCGGCAAGCCTGTTGCAGCCGGTGATGACCTCGGCCCCCCTGCGCCGCGTCATCCGGCCTCGCGGGCGGCTGATCAGGGCCTTGCCCTTCGACGCCGATCTCCGGCCCGACCAGCTCATCGATCGCGTCAACAAGGGCGAGGTCAGCGCAGCACCTCCTAAACAGACACCGCCGGGCCTGTTCACGGCGGATCAAGCCGCCGAGGCGCTCATGCCGGCGGATGCGCCGCCCTGGGTGGTGGATTGGCTGAAGCGCCTCCCACGGCTGCCCTGGCTGATCATCGCCGTGGCTTTCCTCATCGCCATCTTGTGCTTCCTGGTTCTGTCGCCGGCCCTGGCGCTGCTGTTCGCAGCCGCGGTCATCGCCGGTGCGGTCTATATCAGGCGGTGGCTGAACCAATGGGCTCCTTCAGTCGCCGCGTCGGAGGCGCTGAAGGAGGACAGCCAGACACCGGCCGCCGTCGACGCCATGCCAGGGGCGGGCGGCTTCGTCATCACCGAGCCCGGCTCCGGGTTCGTGCCCGGTCGCGGGCCGGACAGCCAGGAGGCCACGCGCTTCAAGACGGCCCTGAAAGAGGGTTTTGCCCTCGTCCAGGCGAGCACTGCCGCCGGTGCGACCCCGGTGCGGCGTCCTCTCGATCTCGATGACCTCACCGCCACCGCCGTCAAAGCGGTCAACCCCACACATACCATTCCGCGCCGCATCCGCGCCGGCATCTTCGTGCCGCCGCGTCTCATCGCCGAGATCGGGGAAGCCTTCGTCGAGCCGATGGCCTATCCGGTCATCGACCAGCCGATGTACGAACCTCTGACGGCGCGCTCCTCGGAGCTCTTCCTGCCGAACATCAATCTCATCGCGAACAACTCGATCACATTGCTCGAGACCAACCAGCGCTTCATCGAATCCTACATGGTCGGCCTCAACCATGAATTCGCGCGGGAACTCCTGTGGCGGGAGTATCCGACGGACCAGCGCGGCTCGACCTTCCGCCAGTTCTGGGATGTGCGCTCGTTCTTCAACACGGACAATCTCGACGATGAGGCCCTGAAGGAAAAGCTCCGCGACATCAAGCCCCTGCACACATGGAGCCGGACCTCGGTCCTCGGCAGCCACGACAACCGGGAGGCGGTCGCGGGGACGACGGAAGAAGAGCTGGTGCTCGTCATCCGGGGCGAATTGCTGAAACGCTATCCAACCGCCGTGATCTATGCCCATCGCGCGGTCTGGCAACGCAAGGATGACGGCTCGGAGGCCGATAAGGCGCGGGAGCCTTGGGATCGGCATGGCCCGATCGACAACTTGCAAGAGCGGCGCCTCGCCCCCCTTACCGGCGCCGAGGAGGCCAATCCGCCGAAGTCCAAGGTCCTGACGCCGCTCTACCAGGCGCGCGTCGAGCCCGACATCTATTTCTTCGGCTTCGACCTCACCGTGGACAAGGCCAAGGGAGGCACGGGCGCCCATCCCGACGACGACCCCGGCTGGTTCTTCGTCATCAAGGAGCGCCCCGGCGAACCGCGCTTTGGCCTCGACATCGAGAAGCAGCCGAAACTGAATGTCTGGAATGATCTCGCCTGGGACGACGTGCAGCCCAATGCGCCTGGTAGCCACATCGAGATCGCGGCAGCGCCCGCCGCCCTCACGCTCGTGACGCCGACCGGCACCGACAGCGAAAAGGCTGTGCAGTTCGCCGACGACAAGAAAGTTGCCTGGAGCCACGGCATGAGTTCAGCGGAGCTCGCCTACATCCTCTTCCAGGCCCCTGTGCTCGTCGGCGTCCACGCCAGCGAAATGCTTCCGAAATGA